The genomic segment TGGATTCCGAGGTACGACTACTATGAGACAGAGATTTATACTAATAGCTTTTTTTGTACTATTGACTGGGTGTTCCCATCTGGACGTCAATCACCTGCCACGAAACCAGCTGGTACCGGACCGGACCGAAGTCATTTCCCTGGATTTTTGGGATTTTCAGTATGTTGCCCAGGTGGAAGGCGATCAATTTCTGATTGCCGGACAGGCTTTGCCCAACACCAGGGTCTGGCCCGGGATGGCCGTTTGGTTTCAGGAGTTGCACATTTCCACGTTTCTGAGCGATGCCCAAGGCGTGGTGCTGGCCAGCCGACGTACATCCTATCCGGTTCAGCGCATGACGTCGGAAGGCGTCGCGTTTTCCTTTGCCATCCCGATGGAGACGATTACGGGCGAGTCTTTTTCCGTTGAAGAAAATGTCTATGTGACTTTCGGGTATCGCATGCGCCTCACGGAAACCCGGTTTCAGGGCGTTCCGCTCCGGGGGGATTCGTTCTCCAGCGACATGGATGTCTTTTCGGCGCAAAAGGGGCCACTCATCAGATAAGCCTCATCAGGTAAGCCGTTTCCTCGAAACCGATTTGGAAGTGCTGAGCGGGATTCCGCGTGGTTACGGCCGGTCGCGTCAGTCTTCCAGGGCCCAGGGACAGGTGGTCCGCCAGGGGCAGGCGACACAGGTTTCGGGCTGGGTGGTGGGGGTATAGAGCGGGGCTTCCAGGATGTGTTGGCCGAGCCATTCCAGAATTCTCGGAAGGCCGTTTTCCTGCCACTCCAGAAAGCGCTGGAGGAGATGCTCGGCCTCGGCTTTCTTGCCCGGCTTGACCAAGGAAACGAGCCGTTTTTTGGCCTGCCACTCCCCGAGGTGCACATACTTGCACAGGGCCGGTGCGGCGTGGAGGAAGAGGTAGCCGGGCAGTTGCGGGTCCGCGAGGATGCTATTGACCAGGTTGAGGCCGTCGTTGGCTGCGTTCTCGTCCTTTGCGGGCAGGCTGTCCAGTTTATCGGCCAGTTCCTCCAGGCGGTGGATGTCCAGCGGGCTGCGCCGGGAAGCGCCGCCGGTCTTGTAGTCCAGGATGACGGGGAGGTTGCGTTCCGTGTCGAGGTCGATGCGGTCCAGCCTGCCGCGCAGATTGATCCGCGCGGCTGCTCCGGGCATGGGCCGCTGGGCCGGTTGTTCCACGGCCAGGAGGTGTACCGGCTGATCGGATTGGCGCAGGTAATTTCGCAGCAGCTCCCGCAGCAGCCGGGCCTGAAAGAAGCGGGCAGCCGGAGGAAGGGGGGCCTCCAGCAGATGACTGGGGGCCAGTGCGGCCCAGATTTCCTCGAAAACGGGCAGGAGGTCCGTGCCGGGCACCACGACTTTGCCGACATGGGGGCGAAACAACTCCTCCAGGACGGCATGGGCCAATCGGCCCATGACAGGGGCTCCGGGGTCCTGTCGCGGGTCGGGACGCGGAGGAAAAGCCGCCACCTCTTCCTTGAAAAACCGCACCGGGCAGCGCAGATAGGTGCGCAGCGCGGACAGGGACAAACCCCGATCCAGGCGTTGGGCCAGTCGATCCGCCAGAGAGGCCTTTTCCGGTGCGCGGCCCGGAGACAGGCCCAGGTCCAGTTCCAGGGAGGCCCGGGAGATGGTCTCCCGCAGCAGCTTGCCGGTGTCCTTTTCTTTTTTCCAGAGTTCCGATTCCCAGTACCGGCTGGGCATGGTCCGCCCTTCCAAAGGGTTGGGCGACATGCCCTGGCGGCTGTAAAGACGGGCCTCTCCTGCCGCGGCCAGCAGCCGTTGGAAATGAAAGTGGATGATTCCTTCCTCGGCGTAGCCCGGCTGCAGACCCAGGGCCGGGCGCAGGGCTTCGGGCAGTATCGGGTTGGGCGCGGCGGTCCGGGGCAGGACCCCTTCCACGCATTCCAGCACGATGACTTTGTCAAAGCAGAGCAAACGGCTTTCCAGCAATCCCATCACCTGCCAGGGCGTGAGCGGCTCCCCGCTGAAGGGAATGCGTTCCAGCCCCAGACAGTTCCAAAACACGCTCCACAGAGCGGCTGCCGGAAGCGGGTGGTTCCGGCTCAGGGCATGTTCCAGGTTCGGGAGAACCGTGGAGTAGAGTGCGTGGACCGCGTGCATCTCCAGTACCGAGGGGGCCCGCTCCCGCACCTGGAGGGCGTCCAGAAGACGCCGCAGAAATCCTCGCAACTCGTCCAGGGTGGTCAGCTCCAGAGCCTCATGAAACAGCACCGCCAGCCCGGCCATGCCTGATCCCGGCGGGCGGTCTGGATCACTCCCCGGCTGTGCCTCCCCATGCCCGATCCCATCGCTGTCGACATCTCCGTATACGTCCCCGTCCTCGTTCACGTTCCCGTCCTCGTTCACGCCCCCAACATCCACAGCAGTGCACTCCCGGACCAATTCGGCCAGAACCGCGGAGTCAAGAAACGCATGACCCCGCTGCTGAATCAGGCGCCGCAGGCGCACCAGTCCGCCGTGGGGCAACAATCGGCGCACCCAGGGGTTCTGCCAGAGGTCCAGGTAGTCCCGGCTTGCCGGTCCCACACCGGTGAGCCGTCCGTCTCGGGCCATGCGGGTCAGGGTGTGCAGCAGCAGGCCCAGGGCGGAGCGCTCCAGGGGCAGGCCCAGGGTGACGTTCACCTCCGCGTCCATGGGCAGATGGGCCAGCACGGGGCGTAGCAGGGCCGGTTCGGGCAGGATCAAGGCCACCTGCTCGCGGCGATCCCAGGTTGCCGCGTCTTCAGCCAGGCGGCGCAGTTCGGAGTGCAGATCATGGGCCTGGATCAAGGTCACCTGCGCAGTGGGCCTGGGGGCGGCGGCGGGATCCCGGCGTCCGAAATTCCAGTCCAGCTCGGCCTGCCAGGCCGTAGCCCAGCGTTGCAACGGCTCAGGCAGCGTATGGTCCGCCTGCCACCAGAGTTCCGCACCGGCCAGACGCAGGGATTGGACCAGATCGGCCTCGGTCCGTGTCAGAGCGAACAGACCGCAGAGATAGGTCGGGCCTTCCTGGGTGGGCGTGGAGCAGCCGGTTATTGATTGCGCGTCTTGTGACGATTCCGGATGGTGGCCAAGGGGCCTTCCTGCCAGGGCCGCCAATGTTCCCACGGTGTTCATGTTCCGGTCCGCGAGGAGCTGATGAAACGCGGCCTGGACCCTGCCCAGGTCGGCCAGTAGTCGCGAGGCCGCTTCCGGAAGGTCGTCCGGGGGATGATCCACGGCCTGGGCCGTGGCTTTTTCCCGGTCCAGTTCGTCCAGAACCTGCGTCAGGCGCAGACCCCAGGGTAGAAAACGGTGCCAGGGCGTTGCCTCCTGTGCACCTTTCAATCTGTTGTCGATGTCGTGCAGCAGCCAGGCCTGGTCCAATGGCGTGGCCAGGACCGGTGGATCATCCGAGGTGAGGCAGGCCCGGCGCAGGATCCAGTCTTCCAGGCTGAAACAGCGCGGGGGGAAAAACGGAGCATTCAGGGAGCGGGCCAGGGCCTGATGCAGGTAGATGCGTGGCCGACGGTGGGGAAAGATGACCTGGGTCGTGGCCATGGCCAGATGCGGCGCGGTCGCGCACCGGGCCATGAGGTGGTCGTGGAGCAGGGCGATGGGGTCGGCATCCAGAGGCAGGACGCGGATGGGCGGTGGAGTTACGCCCTGACTTTTATCCTGTCTCTGGTAGGGGGAGGAACCGGAGCACAGGATATCGTTTAAAGGCAAGACCGTTGTTTCCGCTGCATCGGCCTCAGCTGCGCGCTGCTGTCGCGGCTTGAAGGGTGGCAGCGTGACCACATCGGCCTGTTCCAGATTGACCAGGGCTCCATGGCACTCCCGTCCCAGAAGATCGGCCAGCAGGCGTTGGTAGGCGCGGATTTGGGCTTGGTCGGTATCCGGGTCGCCGAGGCCCAGCTTGAAGTCCAGAACCCAGGCCGTGCCGTCCGGCAAGAGCACCAGCCGGTCCACCCGGACCACGGCATGCGCTGCGGCTGGGGAAGGATCGTGGGCCGGAACCACGATTTCCTGTTCCGCCAGGGTTAGGGATCTGTCGGCAAAGAGCTCGGCCAGCAGGGGGTGGCCCAGGGTGCGGACAATGGCCCAAGCCAGGGGCTCAAGGTCCAGGCGGGCCGGGTGCATGCCCAGCAGGGCTCGGGCCTGGCGCAGGCTGCGCAGCACCGCGACCTGATCGGTCTCGCCAGGACTCAAAAGCGCCAGGGCCTGATGAGCCAGATCGCCATGCAGTCGGCGTATGGAGGAGGCCGGATCGGTCCAGGTGGAGGCATCCGGAGGGGCCAGAACAAGGTGGGGAAACAGCGGGTCGCGCATTACTGGGAGGGGGTGGTTTGGTCGGCCATCAGATTCCGTAGCCAGTCTGCGGCTCGGGAACCCCTGGAGGTTTTGCCCGCGGGCAGGAAGATGTGCAGGTCTTCTTTAGCCCGGGTCAGGGCGACATAGAGCAGGTTCAGTTCCTCAGCCATGGAGTGGACCTGCTCCTGGTCCATGATCCGGGCCACCTCCTCGGCTCGTGGCTTGGTCGTGGAGACCAGGCCGGGGCTTCCGTTGTTGTCGGACAGGAGCAGATGGGCCGGCCGGTTCTTTTCCCCATAATCCAGCAGCGGCAAAAAAACATGGGGAAACTCCAGGCCCTTGGCCTTATGCACGGTCATCACCCGGACCGCGGGCAGGCCTTCGGGCAATCCGACCACGCAGGAACCGGCGTTTTCCTCCCAGAAGGCCAAAAAGGCGGACAAGGTGGCCTGCCCCTGGCTTTCGGCCTGAAAGGCCGTCTCCAGCAGTTTCTCCACCCAGGCCCATTGGCCCAGAGGCAGCTCGCGGAGCCGAAAATGGGCGACCGCGGTCAGTAGCAACTCATAGGCTCCCGCGAGTCCGGCTCGTTCCCAAAAGGGGTGCAGGTGCCGGGCCCAGAATGCCGGATAGGCTTCTTGCAGCCGGAGATACAGGGGGCGGCGGGCGCGGCCCTCGGATTGGTTTGGGAGCTGGGTTTGGGTATGGTCTGGAGTCTGGATTGGGGGCTGACTCTCCGAATGCTGCAGCAGGGCGTCCATGTCCGGCAAATGCTCTGGAGCCTCCCGGAAGAGCACGGGATTGCGGCACAGGGCAAAGAGCGCGGCATCATCGCCGGGGTTGTCCAGCCAGGTCAGCAGGGCCAGCAGACCGCGTACGCCGGGATGCGCGGAAATGACCAGGCTTTGCTCCG from the Desulfonatronum thioautotrophicum genome contains:
- a CDS encoding PD-(D/E)XK nuclease family protein, producing MRDPLFPHLVLAPPDASTWTDPASSIRRLHGDLAHQALALLSPGETDQVAVLRSLRQARALLGMHPARLDLEPLAWAIVRTLGHPLLAELFADRSLTLAEQEIVVPAHDPSPAAAHAVVRVDRLVLLPDGTAWVLDFKLGLGDPDTDQAQIRAYQRLLADLLGRECHGALVNLEQADVVTLPPFKPRQQRAAEADAAETTVLPLNDILCSGSSPYQRQDKSQGVTPPPIRVLPLDADPIALLHDHLMARCATAPHLAMATTQVIFPHRRPRIYLHQALARSLNAPFFPPRCFSLEDWILRRACLTSDDPPVLATPLDQAWLLHDIDNRLKGAQEATPWHRFLPWGLRLTQVLDELDREKATAQAVDHPPDDLPEAASRLLADLGRVQAAFHQLLADRNMNTVGTLAALAGRPLGHHPESSQDAQSITGCSTPTQEGPTYLCGLFALTRTEADLVQSLRLAGAELWWQADHTLPEPLQRWATAWQAELDWNFGRRDPAAAPRPTAQVTLIQAHDLHSELRRLAEDAATWDRREQVALILPEPALLRPVLAHLPMDAEVNVTLGLPLERSALGLLLHTLTRMARDGRLTGVGPASRDYLDLWQNPWVRRLLPHGGLVRLRRLIQQRGHAFLDSAVLAELVRECTAVDVGGVNEDGNVNEDGDVYGDVDSDGIGHGEAQPGSDPDRPPGSGMAGLAVLFHEALELTTLDELRGFLRRLLDALQVRERAPSVLEMHAVHALYSTVLPNLEHALSRNHPLPAAALWSVFWNCLGLERIPFSGEPLTPWQVMGLLESRLLCFDKVIVLECVEGVLPRTAAPNPILPEALRPALGLQPGYAEEGIIHFHFQRLLAAAGEARLYSRQGMSPNPLEGRTMPSRYWESELWKKEKDTGKLLRETISRASLELDLGLSPGRAPEKASLADRLAQRLDRGLSLSALRTYLRCPVRFFKEEVAAFPPRPDPRQDPGAPVMGRLAHAVLEELFRPHVGKVVVPGTDLLPVFEEIWAALAPSHLLEAPLPPAARFFQARLLRELLRNYLRQSDQPVHLLAVEQPAQRPMPGAAARINLRGRLDRIDLDTERNLPVILDYKTGGASRRSPLDIHRLEELADKLDSLPAKDENAANDGLNLVNSILADPQLPGYLFLHAAPALCKYVHLGEWQAKKRLVSLVKPGKKAEAEHLLQRFLEWQENGLPRILEWLGQHILEAPLYTPTTQPETCVACPWRTTCPWALED